A region of Chloracidobacterium sp. DNA encodes the following proteins:
- a CDS encoding radical SAM protein, whose protein sequence is MFVDDMSKRIIESYKKKLASEEGYVLSRERGLRIALCYPNTHAIGMANLGLHTMYELFNSIPDVVCERAFLPDSDELKEYEKSGTPLMSLETQSRVKGFDVVAFSISFETDYLNMARMLQLSGIPVWAEERNEDHPLVIMGGAASFLNPEPIADFTDIIAVGEGEILAFQLVDAIVENESKADILLSLAKIGRGFYVPSLYDVIYNEDGTVFDYVPNEKGVPKRVGRALASVNPKEGTLRRALKRGETELADFLLSQDTFCPSTAIWSPEAEMGDRLLVEISRGCSQGCRFCWAGYNYYPPRVVPAKDILDKAREWRSKTNKIGLVSTAVCDHPEISTILRELRAMDYRISVSSLRLDQISDELLDALVESRDQQIAVAPETGSDRLRRVINKNLTNDEIVDICGAVFDRGMLTVKLYMMVGLPTETDEDLDEMFVLVTRIRDRMLEAGKKFGRAGKIIPSLNGLVPKPNTPLQWDAICGEKELKRRIKYVCKGLSKISNVEVRYMSARIAHEQALYSSGDRTVSKAIEAAARFNGDLNRALRETGIDAAFHTSRDRSYDEFLPWSIVDSGLSFEFLKTEHEKALESLSSLPCPAVEKCTTCGVCPTTWLADAPEALIKIQPLKIQQALAL, encoded by the coding sequence ATGTTTGTTGACGATATGAGCAAACGCATTATCGAGAGCTATAAAAAGAAGCTCGCCTCTGAAGAAGGCTATGTGCTTTCGCGCGAGCGAGGGCTGCGAATTGCGCTTTGCTATCCAAATACTCACGCGATCGGCATGGCAAATCTCGGGCTTCATACGATGTATGAGCTTTTCAATTCGATCCCTGACGTTGTTTGCGAACGAGCTTTTCTGCCCGATAGCGATGAACTAAAAGAGTACGAAAAATCTGGCACGCCCCTGATGTCGCTCGAAACCCAGTCGCGTGTGAAAGGGTTTGATGTTGTCGCGTTTTCGATCTCCTTCGAGACCGATTATCTAAACATGGCGCGAATGCTGCAGCTTTCGGGCATTCCCGTCTGGGCCGAAGAGCGAAATGAAGATCATCCGCTCGTCATCATGGGCGGAGCAGCATCGTTCCTTAATCCTGAACCAATAGCAGATTTCACAGATATCATCGCAGTCGGCGAAGGCGAGATCCTTGCGTTTCAACTCGTTGACGCAATTGTCGAAAATGAGTCAAAGGCCGACATTTTGCTTAGCCTCGCGAAGATCGGTCGCGGCTTTTATGTGCCGTCACTCTACGATGTTATTTATAACGAAGACGGTACAGTTTTCGATTATGTGCCGAATGAGAAAGGCGTTCCAAAACGTGTTGGCCGAGCGCTTGCATCCGTAAATCCTAAGGAAGGCACGCTCCGGCGCGCACTCAAACGCGGTGAGACCGAACTCGCGGATTTTCTGCTCAGCCAAGATACGTTTTGTCCTTCGACCGCTATTTGGTCACCGGAAGCGGAGATGGGCGACCGCCTGTTAGTAGAAATTTCTCGCGGCTGCTCACAAGGCTGTCGCTTCTGCTGGGCAGGTTACAATTACTATCCGCCGCGTGTCGTACCTGCCAAAGATATTCTCGACAAAGCTCGCGAATGGCGAAGCAAAACTAACAAGATCGGCCTCGTCTCGACAGCAGTCTGCGATCACCCTGAAATCTCGACGATTCTTAGAGAATTGCGTGCGATGGATTACCGCATTTCTGTTTCGTCGTTGCGGCTCGATCAGATCTCTGACGAATTGCTCGACGCTCTTGTCGAATCGCGCGACCAGCAGATCGCCGTCGCACCCGAAACAGGTTCCGACCGACTTCGCCGCGTAATAAATAAGAACCTCACAAACGACGAGATCGTCGATATCTGCGGCGCCGTCTTTGATCGCGGAATGCTTACCGTCAAACTTTATATGATGGTCGGCCTGCCTACCGAGACCGACGAAGACCTCGACGAAATGTTTGTTCTGGTCACGCGAATAAGGGACCGCATGCTCGAAGCCGGAAAAAAATTCGGACGTGCGGGCAAGATCATACCTTCGCTAAACGGCCTCGTTCCCAAACCAAACACGCCGCTCCAATGGGATGCGATCTGTGGCGAAAAAGAATTAAAACGCCGCATCAAATACGTCTGCAAAGGCTTGAGCAAGATCTCAAACGTCGAGGTTCGTTATATGTCGGCACGCATCGCACACGAACAGGCTCTGTATTCATCAGGCGACCGCACAGTTTCAAAAGCGATCGAAGCTGCCGCACGATTCAATGGCGACCTCAATCGCGCACTTCGCGAAACAGGCATCGACGCCGCATTTCACACATCAAGAGATCGAAGCTACGATGAATTTCTCCCATGGTCGATAGTCGATTCGGGATTGTCGTTCGAATTCCTAAAAACCGAACACGAAAAAGCCCTCGAATCTCTCTCAAGCCTTCCCTGCCCCGCAGTAGAAAAATGCACGACGTGCGGAGTCTGCCCAACAACCTGGCTAGCCGACGCTCCCGAAGCTCTTATCAAGATCCAGCCGCTCAAGATTCAACAAGCCTTGGCCCTTTGA
- the aroB gene encoding 3-dehydroquinate synthase, translated as MKHSLKIDFQQEASAYEIVIGSDLLSTSGKWTRKCLGRDAAKIVIISNPTVFDLYGKQVEQCLRASGFVVSHFLMRDGEQFKNLRTVESALIFFAEQQLSRTDAVVALGGGVVGDLAGFASAVYLRGIAYLHIPTTMLSMIDSSVGGKTGVNSASGKNQIGAFHQPKGVLIDTVTLQTLPPRELTAGFCEAVKQAAISGQKLFKQNADFLSAFPPEDFDGLFEDENFRSEISDLIVNQIAFKAEIVAGDERESSNRTDKRSRKVLNFGHTLAHALEKVTDYKYLKHGEAVGYGVMFAAELSKSLALCGEKDVKLLNDVVHRAGMMPRLTNIDEREVFEAFKFDKKHLSGSLQMLLLKGIGKPVIVSENDIPRSLILKVLKSFLQKWS; from the coding sequence ATGAAGCACTCGCTCAAAATCGATTTTCAACAAGAGGCTTCCGCCTACGAGATCGTGATCGGCAGCGACCTTTTGTCCACCAGCGGCAAGTGGACACGCAAATGTCTCGGACGTGATGCCGCGAAGATCGTTATCATTTCAAACCCAACCGTTTTCGATCTCTACGGAAAACAAGTTGAGCAGTGTCTTCGTGCTTCTGGATTTGTCGTCTCTCATTTTCTAATGAGAGACGGCGAGCAGTTTAAGAATTTGCGGACCGTCGAATCTGCACTCATATTTTTTGCCGAACAGCAGCTTTCCCGGACAGATGCAGTCGTCGCTCTCGGCGGCGGCGTGGTTGGTGATCTGGCCGGATTCGCTTCGGCAGTCTATCTTCGCGGCATTGCGTACTTGCATATACCGACTACAATGCTGTCGATGATCGATTCGTCAGTTGGCGGCAAGACCGGAGTCAATTCGGCGTCCGGCAAAAACCAGATCGGTGCTTTTCATCAGCCTAAAGGCGTATTGATCGATACCGTAACTCTGCAAACGCTGCCTCCTCGCGAATTAACCGCCGGGTTTTGCGAAGCTGTAAAACAAGCAGCCATCAGCGGCCAAAAACTCTTCAAGCAGAACGCCGATTTTCTTTCCGCTTTTCCGCCAGAAGATTTTGATGGATTATTTGAGGATGAAAATTTCAGATCTGAGATCTCAGATCTGATAGTCAATCAAATCGCATTTAAGGCCGAAATCGTCGCCGGCGACGAGCGGGAATCATCGAATCGAACCGACAAACGTTCCAGAAAGGTCCTCAATTTTGGCCATACTCTTGCACACGCGCTCGAAAAAGTGACTGATTACAAATACCTGAAACACGGCGAGGCCGTAGGCTACGGCGTTATGTTTGCGGCGGAGCTGTCGAAATCTCTTGCATTGTGTGGCGAAAAAGATGTAAAATTGTTGAACGATGTTGTGCATCGTGCCGGCATGATGCCGCGCCTCACAAACATCGACGAACGAGAGGTTTTTGAGGCCTTCAAATTCGACAAGAAGCATCTATCAGGTTCGCTTCAAATGTTGCTGCTCAAGGGCATCGGCAAGCCGGTGATAGTTAGCGAAAATGACATTCCACGCTCGCTCATACTAAAAGTCCTCAAGAGTTTCCTTCAAAAATGGTCTTAA
- the glmM gene encoding phosphoglucosamine mutase: MKQLFGTDGIRGPAGEFPLDEKTVRIIGASLTRQFRERLGRDPRFISGRDTRESGGWIETEFHDGASSENAVCESAGVITTPGVAYLTSAFDFDAGIVISASHNPYYDNGIKIFLPTGKKIDDVTEREIEKAIHAGADLSSGEAEISANRVEEFRGAYINHLKDIVGQLSATGTKIVIDCANGASSELAEELFKGFGADVVTIHNAPDGRNINENCGSTHISDLPAKVISERADLGVAFDGDADRALFVDEKGNIVDGDATLWIMAQYLKDHGKLSNSTVVATVMSNIGLELALRSKGINLLRANVGDKYVLEKLIETGSEVGGEQSGHIIFPEISLVGDGMMTALLLLRAIKEKGISLSQAVAGFVGYPQILLNVKVGEKLPFEQVPAIAAASKEIESELHGEGRLLLRYSGTENLARVMIEGKDQSAIEEQAQRLIDVIKNELG; the protein is encoded by the coding sequence ATGAAACAACTCTTTGGCACAGACGGTATTCGCGGCCCGGCGGGTGAATTTCCGCTCGACGAAAAGACAGTGCGAATCATCGGAGCCTCGCTGACGCGGCAATTTCGCGAGAGACTCGGACGCGATCCTCGATTTATCTCAGGCCGCGACACTCGCGAATCGGGCGGCTGGATAGAGACGGAATTTCATGACGGAGCATCGTCGGAAAATGCTGTGTGCGAATCGGCGGGCGTGATAACGACGCCGGGCGTTGCGTATCTGACGAGTGCGTTTGATTTTGATGCGGGCATTGTGATCAGCGCTTCGCATAATCCTTACTACGATAACGGCATAAAGATCTTTCTGCCGACCGGCAAGAAGATCGACGATGTTACCGAACGCGAGATCGAAAAAGCTATACATGCCGGCGCGGATCTTTCGTCGGGTGAAGCTGAAATTTCTGCGAACAGAGTCGAAGAATTTCGTGGTGCATATATAAACCATTTAAAGGATATTGTCGGCCAACTTTCCGCGACAGGAACTAAGATCGTCATCGACTGCGCGAACGGGGCTTCGTCAGAACTTGCGGAGGAATTGTTTAAAGGCTTTGGAGCCGATGTTGTCACGATCCATAACGCGCCCGATGGCCGCAACATAAATGAAAATTGCGGATCGACACATATCAGTGATCTTCCGGCAAAGGTCATTTCGGAGAGGGCTGATCTGGGCGTAGCGTTTGACGGCGATGCTGATCGGGCTCTATTTGTCGATGAAAAAGGAAACATCGTTGACGGCGACGCGACGCTTTGGATAATGGCTCAATATCTAAAGGATCACGGCAAACTTTCTAATTCAACCGTTGTCGCGACTGTGATGAGCAACATCGGCCTCGAACTCGCACTTCGATCCAAAGGCATCAATCTTCTGCGAGCAAACGTTGGCGACAAATACGTTCTCGAAAAGCTCATCGAGACCGGCTCCGAGGTTGGCGGCGAACAATCAGGACATATTATATTTCCTGAGATCAGTCTTGTCGGCGACGGTATGATGACGGCTTTACTTCTTCTTAGAGCGATCAAGGAAAAAGGCATTTCGTTGTCGCAGGCCGTTGCGGGATTTGTCGGCTATCCGCAGATCTTGCTGAATGTTAAAGTGGGCGAAAAGCTTCCGTTCGAGCAAGTTCCGGCTATTGCTGCCGCTTCAAAGGAGATCGAAAGTGAGCTTCACGGCGAAGGCCGTTTGCTGCTTCGTTACTCCGGCACCGAAAATCTTGCTCGCGTGATGATCGAAGGCAAAGATCAATCAGCGATCGAAGAACAGGCACAACGTTTGATCGATGTCATCAAAAACGAACTGGGTTAA